CGTTTAAAAGAATGATAAGATTCAAATTACATAAACTCATAATAGTTGTACATCAATAATATTCAATGACCGAGCCTTTTCAATCATCACTACACAGGAAATGAAAGCATTGAGGATTGTGTTATAGGCAAGATATCATGCTTTTAAATGAAAACCTTTTAATACAATGAACAAAAACTTAAACGGCTACACTACAGGAAACTATAAGAGATCAGCAGCTCCCTTTGATTTATAATCTATGAAGCAATATATAAGCACAAAACTCTTTATCCTTTCTAGACGTTGATCATCAAAAGCATATTGAATTTCCCTATCTCACTACAATGTTTGTGTACCAAAGAATAAATTGGCAAACCGAAATGTGAATACGGTCATGTCTGAACTACTGGGCTGAGGAGGTAGAAGCAACGTTACCCAAACCCATCTTTTGTCCCAACACTGTAAGCTGCTCTACGAAGTCCACTCCAGTCAGGAGTTCTGTTGCCCCGTATATAATGTGCTTAGGAGGCTGCTGTTGTTGTGAAAGCTCTTGCAGACTGCAATATTCAACATAATTACCTCCACCGATCATGAATACAATTGCTTCCTTAAAGGGCCCCTTCAAATGGCTGCTACTTGTTCCTGAACCAGACTTAGGAGCACGTGGATCAAATATAAGATATGAATCTATTTCGGGATTTGGCCTTCCTTCAATCAAGGCTTCAACTGCCCTTGCCAATGCAAGCTGCTTGTCACCAGATAACAGATTTTTAACACCAGCTGTGACTGCACTAATTGACTGTCCATAGAGCTTCTCAGCCCAGTCAACAATGTTACTTCTGCTGGCAGAGTTTGCCGATGCAAAGGACGCGTTTAATGCCTTGATCTTTTTCACATACTGAAAAGCAGCAGTATCAACCTCTGACTCTCTTAGTGCTGCCTCCACAGTGTCCACTTCTGATTGATTAATGGTTTCAGAGGAAATAAGATACAGGATGGCAAAACGAAGCTTATCCATCTTGGTGCCCGGTCCCTTAAGCACGCCAAGAAGGTCTTTCCATTCAAGGGTCCCTCTCATCATTGCATTCTCTGTCTTCACATAATTATTGAGCGCTCTCTGTTTAATCTCACTCAACAATGTGGTGGCAATGTTGGTATGCTTATCAATAACCTGCTTCCTTTCTGTCAGCTCAGGAAGCGAGTTCACTGCGTTCATCAAATGCTTTGTGTTACCAATCAAGTCTGTCCCATCGAACTCAGCACCATGTGTCCCACCAGTCCTCTTGTTCACCTCATCCACATCCTTCTTATACTTATTCAGCTGAGTCTCAATTTCCTCTGCAACCGCTGGAAACTCCAGCGACCCATTTGCAGCCCAAAAGGGGTCAGAACTATCCAACTCATAAGACCTCATCCCACCCTTCTCCCCCTGGACATTCAACCTATTCAACCTCAACCCAAGCACATCATGAACCAGTGGCCGGTACCTAAAATCATGCTGAATTGCCACCGCCAACTCAAAGTTCCTATCGAAGATACACAACACTGGCCTCTGAAACGAGCTAACAAAATTCCCAGCCTCACTAAACAAATTGTTCTTGGATAACAAATGATCCCTTAGCCTCTGATCCAATGCAGATGCAACCATCTCAGCTGGTCCACCCCTAGGGCACCTAATAATTGGAACAACAGCCAAAGTGGCGAGAACACAGAAGAGCCCATTAACAACCTTCTCCACAATCCCCTCAATCTCCCTGTCCCCAGCAGAAGGATCATTAAGCTGAACAAAACAAGACTTATCTGCCAAGGAAAACAAATTGTCCTCAAGAGTGATGAATTCCAAGTACTGATCGTGGACCTTGGAGATCCGCTGGATGGAATCGGAGGCAAGGGTGCCGGATGCGAGGTTTTCGAGGAGGGGGCGGGGGATGGAGGTTGAGAAGTTGAGGTGGAAGGAGTGGTAGAGGGTGCGGGATGCGTCGGAGAGGATGCGGTTGATGTTGTTGGGAGTTGGTTGGACGAAATAGACGGCGGGGACGTCGTGGACAGGGTTGCGGTCCTTGTCGATGAGGAAGTAGAGGGTGACGCCGTGCTTGCGAAGGTCCTTGACGTGGATCAATGGAGAGAGGATGTTCTGGCAGAACCTATCGTAGATCAGGATCTTGTAAACCTCCTCGTTCGCCGTCGTCGATGACGCGTTTATCGGCTGGTTCAGGTTCAGCATCCTCGCGATGCATTCTGGATCCGATTCAATCAAGCAACATCAAACACAATGCATTGAATTGAAAATGGAGTAATCATTCATTTGAATTGAGAGCGAAAGAGGAATTATTACCGGTTTGCTTCTGGCGGAGATTGAGAGACATGGTTGGCTGGTCAGTTGTGCTCTATGAATCTGAAATTGGATGGTGCAGTGTAGAACAGTGAAGATGATAAAATCGAATTAAACGGAGGGTTTTGGTTTGGGATCTGTGAGAGCGTTTACGAGATCCACacctatatattattattattattattattattattattattatctaatttattaaaaatttgtttattatgatataaaataaagacTTTTTTATCTcactattttaaaaattcttgtaTAATTTTCTTTACAAgactaaaataatttattaagtaCTTTAACTACaaacaattttaattattgatcaCTACTTATTTACCATTATTAAAGATTTACTAAATTATaacaattaaatattatttaatttaaattaatatgaaaaattctaaatataaataattgaagcatcataattaataattataaatgtatttaaattctaaatgtcagttcttttaatttgttaactaattttattttaaaaatttcattaaatttaaatgattgactaaaaaaattagaatttaaatgaATCATGATTAGTTGTAACTATTAATAcaataaaacttttaaattttataaaaatatttataataattataaatacgcaacaaaatctcaattattaataaaattaaaataataattacaacTAAAATGtattaatttgtttataaagttcaaaaaattttcttgtaCTTGTTAGTTATTTTCAATCTTATTTGTTATTCTAGTTGTATCCATtgcaaaatataataaatgcaATACAAATTTTCAAACTTTATACAAATAAGtacaatagttaaaaaaattcttattgtaaaaaatt
The genomic region above belongs to Arachis duranensis cultivar V14167 chromosome 3, aradu.V14167.gnm2.J7QH, whole genome shotgun sequence and contains:
- the LOC107481727 gene encoding SEC1 family transport protein SLY1; its protein translation is MSLNLRQKQTECIARMLNLNQPINASSTTANEEVYKILIYDRFCQNILSPLIHVKDLRKHGVTLYFLIDKDRNPVHDVPAVYFVQPTPNNINRILSDASRTLYHSFHLNFSTSIPRPLLENLASGTLASDSIQRISKVHDQYLEFITLEDNLFSLADKSCFVQLNDPSAGDREIEGIVEKVVNGLFCVLATLAVVPIIRCPRGGPAEMVASALDQRLRDHLLSKNNLFSEAGNFVSSFQRPVLCIFDRNFELAVAIQHDFRYRPLVHDVLGLRLNRLNVQGEKGGMRSYELDSSDPFWAANGSLEFPAVAEEIETQLNKYKKDVDEVNKRTGGTHGAEFDGTDLIGNTKHLMNAVNSLPELTERKQVIDKHTNIATTLLSEIKQRALNNYVKTENAMMRGTLEWKDLLGVLKGPGTKMDKLRFAILYLISSETINQSEVDTVEAALRESEVDTAAFQYVKKIKALNASFASANSASRSNIVDWAEKLYGQSISAVTAGVKNLLSGDKQLALARAVEALIEGRPNPEIDSYLIFDPRAPKSGSGTSSSHLKGPFKEAIVFMIGGGNYVEYCSLQELSQQQQPPKHIIYGATELLTGVDFVEQLTVLGQKMGLGNVASTSSAQ